The nucleotide sequence GCGTTGCTTCAAACTTAGCAGAGTTACCTGAAGCAATCGTCTTGTTCGGCATACGGATACCGATATCAGCCATGTTGCCGATAACACGAGAGTAAAGGTTTGAACCTGGTTCGTTACGAGGAATCCATGCTGTTGCGAAGTAGTGCTCAAGCATAGCAACCCAGCCTTCACCTTCAGGAAGGTTCAGAGAAAGGTTACGGTCCTGCATATCATCAAAGCTGTACTTCTTGTAACGGGTATCATGCGTTGAGTATGCACCGCCACGGTAAGTCGGCATTGTCAGGCTGCCACCGGCATCCTGGACATTCTGACGCAGGTGAGTATACATACCAAAGGTCGCATTGTTGCCAGAGTTGTTAACAACATCAAAGTCAACATTCACAGCGTAATCGCCGCGCTTCAGGATGAAGGTTTTAGTGTACTCAATACCGTTCGCTGTATAAGTCAGAGGAACACGGATTTCGTCCTGGCCCTCTGCCAAAGTGAAGCTATCAGAAGAAACAGAATAATTAGGACGGCTGTTGCTGCTCAGGTCGATACCCTGAGGGCCAACCAGACCACTTTGTGCAATATAAGTGTTGCCCTGACCATTTTTCAGAATCTGGAATGCTTCTTCAGACTCGAAATCTTTGTCATAGTCATTCAGGTAAGCTGAAACAACATCACCACCAAATGTGTCGATTGACAGAGTCAAAACATCGGTTGTTACTGTAACCAGTTTCGCAGCTTCCGCTTGTTGAGGAACAGGATCCATTCCTTCATCAATGGTTGAAGCAGGCAGGCTAGTGCCGTTTTGTGTCTGTACTACTTGTTGCTGTGGTGCCGGGTTCTTTTCTACCTGCCACTGTTGGTACAGCAGGAAAGAAACCGCAGCCAGGGCAATAAGCAGGATATTACGTTGAGAATCCATTGTTATTTATCTCTG is from Vibrio sp. JC009 and encodes:
- the yidC gene encoding membrane protein insertase YidC, with product MDSQRNILLIALAAVSFLLYQQWQVEKNPAPQQQVVQTQNGTSLPASTIDEGMDPVPQQAEAAKLVTVTTDVLTLSIDTFGGDVVSAYLNDYDKDFESEEAFQILKNGQGNTYIAQSGLVGPQGIDLSSNSRPNYSVSSDSFTLAEGQDEIRVPLTYTANGIEYTKTFILKRGDYAVNVDFDVVNNSGNNATFGMYTHLRQNVQDAGGSLTMPTYRGGAYSTHDTRYKKYSFDDMQDRNLSLNLPEGEGWVAMLEHYFATAWIPRNEPGSNLYSRVIGNMADIGIRMPNKTIASGNSAKFEATLWVGPKLQDAMSQVAPNLDLVVDYGWLWFIAKPLHWLLSMIQGVVVNWGVAIMILTFVVRGAMYPLTKAQYTSMAKMRMLQPKLTAMRERIGDDRQRMSQEMMELYKKEKVNPLGGCLPIFLQMPIFIALYWSLMESVELRHSPFFGWITDLSAQDPYYILPILMGASMFMIQKMSPSTVTDPMQQKIMTFMPVMFTFFFLFFPSGLVLYWLVSNIVTLIQQTLIYRNLEKKGLHSKK